One stretch of Psilocybe cubensis strain MGC-MH-2018 chromosome 6, whole genome shotgun sequence DNA includes these proteins:
- a CDS encoding hypothetical protein (Uncharacterized protein YDL183C) yields MRIITLPLTTGPARISAAAAANQTRFTYFDFQSPINALQSASVMPATSRWLPNSAQISSLAAIKAASVWSEFGKAEGGWKLKAYETGQALIDKTDFEELALRSFNPSDINCQDTVKIPLIYPPSVFPPSASAVLAELQAHIASRIELHKKGLYLWSAAIPPTLPLKLIPIIPNFPFFYSAWRAWSHYQAKTSAEYLQSLLKHNAIVPEASSELDEIYLVRRQRLTIATAESDIQRVILTHDDIPSLVLFCSVDSASLKRAIEQVADRLGRN; encoded by the exons ATGAGGATAATTACTCTACCTCTTACAACAGGACCCGCTCGAATATCTgcagctgctgctgctaacCAAACCCGGTTCACATACTTTGACTTTCAAAGTCCTATCAATGCTTTGCAGTCAGCGTCAGTCATGCCAGCAACTTCCAGATGGCTTCCAAATAGTGCCCAAATATCCAGCCTGGCTGCAATAAAAGCTGCTAGTGTGTGGTCTGAATTCGGCAAAGCTGAAGGAGGGTGGAAA TTAAAAGCTTATGAAACTGGACAAGCGCTTATAGACAAGACAGATTTTGAAGAGTTGGCTTTAAGAAGTTTCAATCCGTCCGATATTAATTGCCAAGATACTGTGAAAATTCCCCTGATATATCCCCCCTCTGTATTTCCACCCTCAGCATCTGCAGTTCTCGCTGAACTTCAAGCCCATATTGCGTCACGTATCGAACTTCATAAAAAGGGTTTGTATCTATGGTCGGCAGCCATCCCTCCTACTCTCCCGCTCAAACTTATTC CTATCATTCCcaattttccatttttctaCTCTGCATGGCGTGCATGGTCGCACTATCAAG CCAAAACGTCTGCTGAATACTTGCAATCTCTACTCAAACACAATGCAATTGTTCCGGAAGCCAGCTCAGAGCTGGACGAGATATACCTAGTACGGCGGCAGCGTCTTACCATTGCGACGGCTGAATCTGATATACAGCGTGTGATTTTGACTCACGATGATATCCCCTCCctcgttttgttttgctctgTAGATTCGGCAAGCCTGAAACGGGCGATTGAACAGGTTGCAGACCGACTTGGTAGAAATTAG
- a CDS encoding Striatin has translation MKGNMQDSNLVVDITVHRASGLPALKTWGGENRAFYVTIDGSTKAKNKKRTKAVRSTEHCVEWEEKLSDVTLRSHSPLTLIMHAKHRVRDIMIGKLVVEAISTAREATFTVMTINGHELKIILTIKVHESRSKPVDPVTLNGPSVLPLDSMIKETESALDNADRTVKAINIHDEWRGVVENVQWVMQTVKDVAEIHPYTELAWGILSAFPEMILSQFERDQNVVMLVKAMRDTFDLTQAKDILVAIKPGSNQALILKTMLKHVSICNDVIQRYASDKQFVKRLFKNITGEASDEIQTLCDTLTNLRRDFVDNGIINMQIAVHLIQQSLSILSNDTTTLDFNAKINDLPYRSGWSMAGNRSGCLEGTRADFLEYILDWISNQQSVRCLVLFGKLGTGKSSIAFEIASRFCFDEHPGSYFSFVRAQRSKQTDHYLFTTIIRDMADRYPLFKLELGKIIANNTLLRTSDDFDQLFEILLLRPLLAVKAMKTPDLIVIDGLDESGDPETMAHFLSRSLKRLPLNFRVLITSRSEGNIESYFRAILDPPFKIIQMDDPNLASKVEDDIRLYFQTHLKPHLYEKHGDDLVNKANGLFQWASVACGHLKKRPAGYTEKDCLRGLLGGREDDKKFGEGLASNLYSLYTEVLSAHFTPDKWTIVRPRFCLVMGQLLAAFESLSVDTLTELRRFNVHDDDYDDESVPAVVECMGSLMSNVTSGNHHLPVVPLHTSFRDFLISESNPHKIGLIRNQHPYGVLVPDEPNLTFSVDISTAHEELANACLGLMIHELTFNICRLESSHLLNTDVDDLHSRINRFISPALLYACRFWGDHLTRSAFSIELLEKLETFFFNKFLFWLEILSVTQNVQIAVEAITVATKWLQIGLIISDSREMTDRIRELIDMVSDGLTFVRYFGKIIAMSTPHIYVSALPFAPSSSRIYSTYSIKFPSSVTLIKGRLSHWPTMELSISVDTLIVCVEFSPDGKWIACGLLDGPICLWNSTTGAIKNTRFVGHTGQVYSVAFSPNAQHILSGSSDRTIRLWNVATGTPVGGPWTGHTGSVTCVAFSPDGRYVVSASYDCTIRVWDAATGSTIGNPVTAHTKGIRAIAFSPNGKRIVSGSGDLNVCLWTFNSAQGTILGPTVSWSVPSIVSSVAFSPNSEQIAVGCFDRNAYIWDDLSELANPVALTGHAFSVNSVKFSPDGQHLVSGSTDGKLFLWNTSTKALDGVPLIGPPGSVRSVAFSSDGQRIASIADQIILVWNANSAKHAPQTGSVPSYKLTGPVRSVAMSPSQNSPLAASGSEDGTVCLWNTETDCIVAGPLHGHTGQINWFSFSPDGERLVSASNDCTLCIWNVVDSGRMQGSPCVGHTDSVCCVCFFPDGKTIVSGSQDGDVFLWDTETGTVTERLPIDHPDAVVSMNFSQDGRQFVIGHQRGVIQVWDVLETKASMKRRFVARGDKVVINVGFISDGELIIACFIDGTATIWNSNTGDILEDSLNITDDQGTQVTSVSLSLHSPSRIAVALRDHTIIVWDWATYPLVKSLPPFKGHVGFVNSLAFSQNGDQIVSGSDDCTIRVWKVEAETVGHEELPSVDISKVDGDGWIRGVHGELIICIPQTYLPALQRPESTVAIFANNPIRLDFSKFLHGQEWYSSYSTNT, from the exons ATGAAAGGCAACATGCAAGACTCCAATCTTGTTGTCGATATTACAG TTCACCGAGCAAGCGGGCTTCCAGCTCTCAAAACCTGGGGCGGCGAAAACAGGGCGTTTTACGTCACAATCGATGGCAGCACGAAAGcgaagaacaagaagaggaCCAAGGCAGTGCGTAGTACTGAACATTGTGTGGAGTGGGAGGAGAAACTGAGTGATGT CACACTACGTTCTCATTCGCCTTTGACGCTAATTATGCACGCAAAACATCGGGTTCGCGATATCATGATCGGAAAACTGGTAGTTGAGGCTATATCCACTGCAAGGG AGGCCACATTCACTGTCATGACTATCAACGGGCACGAGCTAAAAATTATCCTCACCATCAAAGTTCATGAAAGCCGATCTAAACCTGTCGATCCTGTAACTCTAAATGGACCAAGTGTTTTACCGCTTGACTCGATGATAAAAGAGACCGAATCAGCACTGGATAACGCTGATAGAACCGTCAAGGCAATCAATATCCACGATGAGTGGAGGGGTGTGGTTGAGAACGTTCAATGGGTTATGCAGACAGTGAAAGATGTGGCAGAA ATTCACCCGTATACTGAATTGGCCTGGGGTATTCTTTCTGCATTCCCCGAG ATGATTCTTTCTCAATTCGAGCGAGACCAAAACGTCGTGATGCTGGTCAAAGCTATGCGCGATACATTCGATTTGACACAGGCGAAAGACATTCTCGTAGCTATTAAGCCAGGCTCGAATCAAGCGCTAATTCTCAAGACCATGTTAAAGCATGTTTCCATTTGCAATGACGTTATCCAGCGCTACGCGAGCGATAAACAATTTG TTAAACGTTTGTTTAAGAACATCACTGGAGAGGCGAGTGATGAAATTCAAACTCTCTGCGACACTCTTACGAACCTGAGGCGGGACTTTGTGGACAACGGCATCATCAATATGCAAATCGCTGTGCACCTGATTCAGCAGAGCCTCAGTATCTTGTCCAATGACACCACAACTTTAG ATTTTAACGCGAAGATCAACGATCTTCCCTACAGATCTGGTTGGAGTATGGCTGGTAACAGATCAGGGTGCCTCGAGGGCACCCGCGCTGATTTCTTGGAATACATTCTTGACTGGATCAGCAACCAGCAATCTGTACGTTGTCTCGTCTTATTCGGCAAACTGGGCACTGGGAAATCGTCCATAGCGTTTGAAATCGCGTCACGCTTCTGTTTCGATGAGCATCCCGGATCTTACTTCTCTTTCGTTCGGGCCCAGAGATCTAAGCAGACGGACCATTATCTTTTCACAACCATCATTCGCGACATGGCTGACCGCTATCCATTGTTCAAACTCGAGCTAGGCAAAATAATCGCTAACAATACGCTTCTCAGAACTTCTGATGACTTCGATCAGCTATTTGAAATTCTACTTTTGAGGCCCCTTCTGGCAGTGAAGGCCATGAAAACTCCTGACCTCATTGTTATTGATGGCCTTGACGAAAGCGGAGATCCGGAGACGATGGCACATTTCCTTTCGCGATCCCTTAAAAGGCTCCCTCTTAATTTTCGTGTGCTTATCACCTCAAGGTCAGAGGGTAATATCGAGTCTTATTTCCGCGCCATTCTTGATCCTCCATTCAAAATCATCCAGATGGACGATCCCAACCTAGCGTCCAAAGTGGAGGACGACATTCGCCTGTACTTTCAAACCCACTTGAAACCCCACCTATACGAGAAACATGGCGACGATTTGGTGAATAAAGCTAATGGGCTATTCCAATGGGCTTCAGTTGCCTGTGGACACCTCAAGAAGCGTCCAGCAGGTTATACCGAGAAAGACTGCCTACGTGGCCTTCTCGGCGGTCGCGAAGACGACAAAAAATTTGGTGAAGGGCTCGCCTCCAACCTCTACAGCCTGTACACCGAAGTGCTATCCGCACATTTCACACCCGACAAATGGACCATCGTGCGTCCAAGGTTTTGCTTAGTCATGGGACAGCTTTTGGCTGCGTTTGAATCCCTTTCTGTGGATACCCTGACTGAGTTGCGACGGTTCAATGTTCACGACGATGACTACGATGACGAGTCGGTTCCCGCGGTGGTCGAATGCATGGGCTCACTTATGAGTAACGTCACTTCTGGAAATCATCACTTACCTGTTGTGCCTCTTCATACATCATTTCGCGACTTCCTCATAAGTGAATCGAATCCAcataagattgggctcatcagaaaccagcacccttac ggggtgctggttcctgatgagcccaatcttacatTCTCTGTTGACATTTCTACAGCGCATGAGGAACTGGCGAACGCTTGTCTTGGATTGATGATACATGAACTCACATTCAATATTTGTCGACTCGAATCCTCGCATCTCCTAAACACCGATGTGGACGACCTCCATTCACGCATTAATAGGTTTATTTCTCCTGCTCTACTCTATGCCTGCCGATTCTGGGGTGACCATTTGACTCGCTCTGCGTTCAGCATCGAACTGCTTGAGAAACTTGAAactttctttttcaacaAGTTCCTTTTCTGGTTGGAGATCCTTAGTGTCACTCAAAACGTGCAAATTGCTGTTGAAGCCATCACCGTTGCTACAAAATGGCTTCAAATTGGTTTGATCATTTCTGACTCG CGTGAAATGACAGACAGAATTCGAGAGCTGATTGACATGGTTTCAGATGGCCTTACATTCGTTCGGTACTTTGGAAAGATAATTGCAATGAGTACACCCCACATATACGTATCGGCTCTCCCATTtgctccttcttcttctagaATTTACAGCACCTATTCCATCAAATTTCCTTCATCAGTTACGCTCATAAAAGGGCGCTTATCCCATTGGCCAACAATGGAACTCTCCATATCGGTGGACACTCTGATTGTGTGCGTCGAGTTCTCACCGGATGGGAAATGGATAGCTTGTGGCCTTCTTGATGGCCCTATATGTCTATGGAACTCTACTACGGGGGCTATCAAAAATACCCGGTTTGTGGGACATACTGGCCAGGTATACAGTGTGGCCTTTTCTCCAAACGCACAGCATATACTTTCTGGCTCTAGTGACCGTACAATTCGCTTATGGAATGTGGCAACAGGCACCCCGGTTGGAGGCCCTTGGACTGGACACACTGGTTCTGTAACTTGTGTCGCGTTTTCTCCAGACGGACGCTATGTCGTCTCTGCATCTTATGATTGTACCATTCGAGTATGGGATGCTGCTACAGGTTCAACGATTGGAAACCCAGTCACTGCACATACAAAGGGCATACGTGCTATTGCCTTTTCGCCAAACGGAAAGCGTATTGTGTCTGGATCAGGTGATCTCAATGTTTGCCTATGGACGTTCAACTCGGCACAGGGTACAATTCTGGGCCCAACTGTTTCCTGGAGTGTCCCCAGTATAGTATCTTCGGTAGCTTTCTCGCCGAACAGCGAACAAATTGCCGTTGGATGCTTTGATAGGAATGCATATATATGGGACGATTTATCAGAACTGGCGAATCCTGTAGCACTAACTGGCCACGCATTTTCTGTCAACTCGGTTAAATTCTCACCTGACGGGCAGCACCTTGTCTCCGGCTCTACAGACGGGAAGCTTTTCTTGTGGAACACTAGTACAAAGGCTCTAGACGGCGTTCCACTGATAGGTCCTCCGGGAAGTGTTCGCTCAGTGGCATTTTCCTCTGACGGCCAGCGCATTGCTTCAATCGCAGATCAAATAATTCTAGTATGGAACGCCAATTCTGCCAAACACGCACCACAGACAGGCAGTGTTCCCTCCTATAAACTCACTGGACCAGTTAGATCCGTTGCAATGTCTCCTTCCCAAAATAGCCCTTTGGCGGCTTCTGGTTCAGAAGATGGTACAGTCTGCTTGTGGAATACAGAGACAGATTGCATCGTAGCAGGACCGCTACATGGACATACTGGCCAAATAAATTGGTTTTCGTTTTCCCCGGATGGAGAACGACTTGTATCGGCCTCGAATGATTGCACACTCTGTATCTGGAATGTGGTGGACAGCGGACGGATGCAAGGATCGCCTTGTGTGGGTCACACTGATTCCGTTTGCTGTGTATGTTTCTTCCCTGATGGAAAGACAATTGTCTCTGGCTCTCAAGATGGGGACGTCTTCCTGTGGGATACTGAAACCGGGACAGTAACTGAACGCCTACCCATTGATCATCCTGACGCTGTGGTTTCTATGAACTTTTCTCAGGATGGGCGACAGTTTGTAATCGGTCATCAACGCGGTGTAATCCAGGTTTGGGATGTTCTAGAGACAAAAGCAAGTATGAAACGTCGCTTCGTTGCTCGTGGGGATAAAGTCGTTATCAATGTTGGCTTCATCTCTGATGGAGAACTGATAATCGCTTGCTTTATTGATGGCACGGCCACCATTTGGAACTCTAACACAGGAGATATACTGGAAGATTCATTGAATATTACTGATGACCAAGGCACACAGGTCACCTCAGTTTCACTATCGCTACATAGTCCTTCCCGTATCGCTGTCGCCCTCAGAGACCACACTATCATTGTATGGGATTGGGCCACCTACCCATTGGTAAAGTCTCTGCCTCCATTTAAAGGGCATGTTGGTTTTGTAAACTCTCTTGCCTTTTCGCAAAATGGAGACCAGATTGTGTCTGGATCGGATGATTGTACAATTCGGGTGTGGAAGGTAGAGGCGGAGACAGTCGGCCACGAGGAATTGCCTTCTGTCGATATTTCGAAAGTGGACGGTGACGGGTGGATACGCGGAGTCCATGGTGAATTGATCATCTGCATTCCCCAAACGTATTTGCCTGCATTACAGCGTCCGGAAAGCACGGTTGCGATCTTTGCAAATAATCCAATCCGCCTAGATTTCTCTAAATTTTTGCACGGGCAGGAATGGTATAGCTCTTATTCAACAAACACCTGA